In a genomic window of Gemmatimonadota bacterium:
- a CDS encoding Ig-like domain-containing protein, translated as MRRVRGIRVVLCFLAVLGVSCDGSTDPARPVIAAVSVVPSADTVLVGDTVRFTATAADMRGRGIAGAWFAWISLDPLVAKVDSAGLVAGVRPGTAKIAAVAGRITGTASVTVQPAAELPDTHPAEVRALWITRWDWHTADELRVLLEGAAAARFNVVYFQVRGVADAYYRPGLEPWAYRLTGRLGQ; from the coding sequence GTGCGCAGAGTGCGAGGCATCCGGGTCGTCCTGTGCTTTCTGGCGGTGCTGGGCGTGTCGTGCGATGGCTCGACCGACCCGGCTCGCCCGGTGATTGCGGCGGTGAGCGTGGTGCCGTCGGCAGACACTGTGCTGGTGGGCGACACGGTGCGCTTCACCGCGACCGCTGCGGACATGCGGGGCCGCGGCATTGCGGGTGCCTGGTTCGCCTGGATCTCGCTCGATCCGCTGGTAGCGAAAGTGGATTCGGCGGGTCTGGTCGCGGGCGTCCGGCCGGGCACGGCGAAGATCGCGGCGGTTGCGGGTCGGATCACGGGCACGGCGTCCGTGACCGTCCAGCCCGCGGCGGAGCTGCCGGACACGCACCCTGCAGAAGTGCGGGCATTGTGGATCACGCGCTGGGACTGGCACACGGCCGACGAGCTACGGGTGCTGCTCGAGGGGGCGGCGGCGGCGCGGTTCAATGTGGTGTACTTCCAGGTCCGGGGTGTGGCGGACGCGTATTACCGGCCCGGTCTCGAGCCCTGGGCCTACCGACTGACGGGCCGCCTGGGTCAGGA
- a CDS encoding PadR family transcriptional regulator, which translates to MRARPRNFGFAAWSACCGPEFRWRFFDRGDLKYVILRLLSRKPMHGYEVMRALEEESCGCYRASPGSVYPTLQMLEDQGYVLSEEREGKKVYRITEEGRQHLEENRDVVEDIFERVSDFTGHFFRADMRDLTRSFSRLAQVTFERAMRWRADAEVLARMKEILDRAVREMESAGGGPSGAGGTASAG; encoded by the coding sequence ATGAGGGCACGACCGCGCAACTTCGGGTTTGCCGCGTGGAGCGCCTGCTGCGGGCCGGAGTTCCGCTGGCGCTTTTTCGACCGGGGCGACTTGAAGTACGTGATTCTGCGGCTTCTTTCGCGGAAGCCGATGCATGGCTACGAGGTGATGCGAGCGCTGGAGGAGGAGTCGTGCGGCTGCTACCGGGCGAGCCCTGGCTCGGTGTATCCCACGTTGCAGATGCTGGAGGATCAGGGGTACGTGCTGTCGGAGGAGCGGGAGGGGAAGAAGGTGTACCGCATTACCGAGGAGGGGCGGCAGCACCTGGAGGAGAACCGGGACGTGGTGGAGGACATTTTCGAGCGTGTCTCGGATTTCACGGGTCACTTCTTCCGGGCGGACATGCGGGACCTGACCCGTTCCTTCAGCCGACTGGCGCAGGTGACCTTTGAGCGGGCCATGCGCTGGCGCGCCGACGCAGAGGTTTTGGCGCGCATGAAGGAGATCCTGGATCGCGCCGTGCGCGAGATGGAGTCCGCCGGGGGCGGGCCATCGGGGGCAGGGGGCACCGCCTCCGCTGGCTGA